CTTTAAGAATAGTATGGGCAAGGTCCAAAGCAAGCGGCATATAGTTAGCCGTTTCATTAGTGGCATACCCGAACATCATCCCCTGGTCACCAGCTCCTTGTGCATTCGCCTTGGCTTCGAAAGATTCATCGTTTACTGCTCTGTCAACTCCCTGGTTGATATCCGGAGACTGCTCATGGATCGCAGAAATCACCCCGCAGGAATCTCCATTGAACATATATTCGCCTTTTGTATACCCTATACCATTGATTACGTCTCTCGCAATAGTCTGCACATCAAGATAAGCATCCGATTTTACTTCTCCGGCAAGGACAACCTGTCCCGTAGTCACCAGGGTTTCACAAGCTACTTTGGAGTTTTTATCGTATGCTAAGAAATGATCGATTAACGCATCGGAAATTTGATCGGCAATTTTATCCGGATGTCCTTCTGAAACTGATTCAGATGTAAATAGATAAGACATATTATTCTTTGTTTTTTAGATTAAAAATAAGTGAAGAAAAATAAGAATAAATTGCCCAGAAAAAAGAATACTGTTTTAGCATATTTTTAGAGAGGTTGCAATCAGGTCAAATTTTTCCTCGTTTATAAACGTCTGCAAATTTAAGTACTATTTTTTTAATACTCAAAATTTTTGCTTATTAATTGTAAATTTCTTAAAATTAATGATTTATATCACTTTGCCATCTTCTTAGTTCATTGCGGCTTGATGCTCACAAATTCCTTCGGGTTGATATGGTAATTAAGCTTCTGCTCTAGGGAACTTTTGATAGAATGAGATAATTCATCAATAATCTTCTGCTTAAAAGTCGGCTTATAATAAATGATCTTAATTTCTCTGTAAGGGAAAGGTTTTTTGAATCTGAACACATTTTCCTTCTGTTCATCAGAAAGCTGGCTCAGTGCCAGTTCCGGCAGAATACTGATCCCTCCTACTTTATCCACCATGTGAACCAGTGTCTGAATGTTGGATGCTAAGAAATCTAAATTTTTAGGCTTCAAAGTATTCTCTTTCAGGTGACAGATATTTTCAAACTGATTTCTAAGACAGTTTCCTTCCTCAAGAAGCCATACTTTTTCAACGTTCAGTTCTTCAGGGATAATATAAGAATTCTTTTTATTAGCTTCCGTATTGGAGCTGTAGATCATCAGTTCTTCATTGAAAAGGAAATCCTGATAAAATTCATCAGCAGTATCATAAGGCGTTGAAATGATTCCTGCATCCAACTCACCAGCTTTTAAAGCTTTGATAATATTGTCGGTAGTCATTTCTTTCACATTCATCTGGATTTTTGGATTTTCTTCCAAAAACTTAAAGATTTCTGTCGGCAGAATGAAAGAAGAAACGGTAGGAATGATGCCTAAATTGATTGTTCCACCAAGGATATTATTCAGAAGATTGGCTTTATTTTTTAGCTCATTGACAGATTCTATAATTACTTTTGCCTGATCAATGATCTGAAGCCCTACATCCGTAGTACGGATCGGGTGTGTAGTTCTGTCGAACACTTTCACATCCAGTTCATCCTCAAATTTTTGTATCATCGCACTTAATGTTGGCTGCGTAATAAAGCATGCCTGCGCTGCCTTACCGAAATGTTTGTACTTATCAACAGCGATAAGATACTCCAGTTGCTGAATGTTCATCTGATTAATATTATCTATTACAAAGATAAAAGGTTTTTGCTATTAGTAATCAAAAATTCAAGTAAATTTGATATTTCATACGTCTGCATAAGACAGTTTATAAGATAAATCAATCATACAAATCATAACTCTATGGATTCTAAAAAATTAACACTAAGCAACGGTGCTCCTTATTTTGAACATCAGGACTCACAGACTGTTGGTCCAAGAGGCCCTGTCCTGTTGCAGGATTTCATCCTTCAGGAAAACCTTGCGCACTTTGTTAGGGAAAGAATCCCTGAAAGAATAGTACACGCCAAAGGAAGCGGTGCTTATGGTACATTTACCGTAACTCACGACATCAGTCAATATACAAAAGCAAAGCTCTTTTCAAAAGTCGGAAATTCATGCAGAATGTTTGCCCGATTCTCTACCGTTGGCGGAGAAAAAGGTAGTGCAGATACCGCAAGAGACCCACGAGGTTTTGCTTTAAAATTTTATACGGAAGACGGAAACTGGGATTTGGTAGGAAACAATACCCCGGTATTTTTCATCAAGGATGCCAAAAAATTCCCTGATTTTATCCATACCCAGAAAAGAGTACCAAAAACTAATTTAAAAAGTGCCACAATGATGTGGGATTTCTGGAGCCACAATCCTGAATCTCTTCACCAGGTTCTTATCTTAATGTCGGACAGGGGAACACCGTACGGCTATAGACATATGCATGGGTTTGGGTCTCATACTTTTTCTATGATCAATCATCAAAACGAAAGGGTTTGGGTAAAATTCCATTTTAAAACCAAACAGGGAATTAAAAATTTCACAGATGCCGAAGCCGTGCAAATGGCCGGAGAGAATCCGGATTTTGCTCAGGAAGACCTTTGCAATGCTATTGAAAACGGAGATTTCCCAAAATGGACAATGTTTATCCAGGTAATGACGGAAGAGCAGGCAAAAGATTTCAGATGGAATCCTTTTGATATAACTAAGGTTTGGTTCCACGATGATTTCCCGATGATTGAAGTGGGAGAAATGGAACTTAATGAAGTTCCCGTAAATTATTTTGCACATGTGGAACAGTCTACTTTCTCACCTAGCAACCTGGTCAACGGAATCAGCTTTTCCCCGGACAAAATGCTTCAGGGAAGATTATTTTCTTATCCAGACGCTCACAGATACAGGGTTGGAGTGAATGCTCACCAGCTAGAGGTAAACCGATGTCCTTTTGCAGTCAATAATTATCAGAGAGATGGTTTTATGGCAGATTCCAGCGAATATCAGGATAAGCCGAATTATTTCCCGAACAGCTTCGACGAAGTAAAGCCGGATCCTTCTTACAAGAATTATGATTATGAATTAGATAGTGCCCATGTTGCAAGCTACAACAGAAACGAAAATGATGATGACCATTATACACAACCGGGTCTTCTCTACACCAAATCTATGAATGCTGAAGACAGAGAACATCTGATCCATAATATTATTGGAAGCATGAAAGGAATCACCGGGCCAAAAAGAGATGAGATCATCAACCGTCAATTATGTCACTTTTTCAGGACTAATATTGAACTTGGCATGAAAGTGGCATCTCAACTTAATATCAATATAGATGCAAATATGATGAATCATTCGAAATAGCATTTTGAACGATAAATCAAAAAAAAGGAAAAAAAATCAATATTTTTTCCTTTTTTTTGTAAAAAATTCATAATTTGCAAAAAATAATATTTTATAGTGGAAAAATGAGTTACGAGAATATATTATTAGAAAAGGAAGACAAAGTTGCTATTGTTACGATCAACAGACCTCAAAGTTTAAATGCTTTAAATGCAAAAACGATAGAAGAGCTAAGTTTAGCAATGGATGAACTTAATGCAGATGAATCCTGTAGAGTAATTATTATTACAGGAGGTGGGGAAAAATCATTCGTAGCAGGAGCCGACATAAAAGAATTTAGTGAATTTGGACAGGAAAAGGCCGAAGAATTGGCCAGAAACGGGCATAATACCCTGTTCAATAAGATTGAAAATACATCTAAACCTGTTATTGCAGCCGTTAATGGTTTTGCATTAGGAGGAGGTTTAGAGCTTGCCATGGCGTGCCACATCAGATATGCATCAGAGAATGCAAGACTAGGCCTTCCGGAAGTTACACTGGGATTAATTCCAGGATATGGAGGAACTCAAAGACTTCCTAAACTTGTAGGAAAAGGTATCGCCAACGAAATGATCTTCTCTGCCAAAATGATTCCTGCCCAAAAGGCAAAGGAAATAGGATTGGTAAATGAAGTATACTCTATTGAAGAATTATTAACCAAAACAAAAGAATTAGCAAGTACTATAGCCGGCAATTCACCAATGGCTATATCAAAGGCTATACAAGCCGTAAACTTGTCTGACACGGATAAAGGTTTTGAATCTGAAATCAAATATTTCGGAGAACTTTTTGATATGAACGACAAGAAAGAAGGAGTTTCCGCTTTTTTAGAGAAAAGAAAGCCTAACTTCTAAGATTTTTAATCCAAAATTATTTCGAAAAAAAACAATGCAGCGGTATGAATAAGTTTGATAAAGCTTATCTAAAAATGGCCCAAGAGTGGGCAAAATTATCCTACTGTAAGAGAAAACAGGTAGGAGCTCTTATCGTAAAAGATAGGATGATTATTTCAGATGGTTACAACGGAACTCCTTCGGGATTTGAAAACTGCTGTGAAGATGGAGAGGGAAAAACGCACTGGTATGTACTTCATGCGGAAGCCAATGCTATATTAAAGCTGGCCGCTTCCACTCAGTCTGCAAAAGGCGCAACGCTATATTTAACGCTGTCGCCATGCAAAGAATGCAGCAAACTGATTTTGCAGGCAGGAATTACAAGACTTGTGTATATTAATGAGTATTCAGATGACGACGGAATAGCTTTCCTTAGGAACCATGGTATTGAAATAGAACAAATATCGGACTGTGAACTAAAAAAATAAAGCACAAATATGACTTGGGATGAAAAAATCAAAGATTTTGAAATATTTCTTCGCTTCGAAAGAAATTTTTCAGATAACACACTCGATGCCTATATTCGGGACATCAAAAAATTAAAAGATTATGCCGAAGTAGATCTGGAAAACGTCGGTCCAGACTCTATCGGTTACGAAAACTTACAGGAATATATCTTCAATCTTTCCAAACAGAAGTTCAGTGAAAGATCTCAGGCAAGATGGATTTCTTCTATAAAAGCTTTTTTCAAGTTTCTACTTGAAGATGAGTTTAGGGAAGACAATCCTGCTTCTCTGCTCGAAGGTCCAAAACTTGGATTATATCTTCCTGACACCTTAAGCCTGCCGGACATTAACAGAATTATTGCAGCCATTGAGGTAAATTCTGATCTCGGAAAGAGAAATCATTGTATCATTGAGGTTCTTTACGGATGCGGTTTACGTGTCTCAGAACTTATTGATCTTAAAATTTCGAACATCAATTTCACAGAACAGTACATCAAAGTCAACGGAAAAGGAAACAAAACACGTTTCGTTCCTTTGGCTGACTACACTGCTGAACTTTTGGAAACTTACATTAAAGAAGTACGTTCAAAAAACAAGATCAATAAAAAATATGAGGATACGCTGTTTCTGAACAGCCGTGGAACATCTATGTCCAGAGTGATTGTATTCCTGATCATTAAAGAACTTACAGACAAAGCGGGAGTGAGCAAGAAAATATCTCCACATACGTTCAGACATTCTTTTGCAACACACCTTTTACAGAACGGTGCAGATCTTCGTTATATCCAGGAAATGCTGGGACATTCCAGCATCACTACTACTGAGATCTATACCCATCTGAAGACAGAGGAACTCAGGGATGTTATATTAAATTATCATCCGAGAAATATTAACATTGCTCAATGACATGGAGTTCCATCTGACCTTTGAAAAATAATTATATCAGATGAAATTATTGAAATACTGCCCAAGCTGCGGCAAAGAAACGCTAAACTGGGACGGCGAAAAAAAATGGAGCTGTCTAGAATGTGGTTTTTCTCTCTATAATAATGTGGCCGGTGCGGTAGCTGTTGTTATCCGATGGGATAATGAAGTTTACCTTACCAGAAGAAACCGTGACCCAAAAAAGGGAAAACTGGATCTGGCCGGAGGATTTGTTGATCCAAAGGAAAGCGCTGAGGAAACATGTAAGAGAGAGCTTTTTGAAGAACTTCAGCTTAATGTGGATATTTCAAATTTAAAGTATCTTACCAGCCTTCCGAATATCTACCAGTACAAGGAAATTGATTATAATACAATCGATCTCTTTTACGAATACAGAGTGTCGGAAAAATTCGAGGTTAGCCTTGAGCTTTCTGAAATATCAGAGGCCGTCTGGATTCCTTTAAACTCCTTAGATCTTGATGATCTTGCTTTTGATTCTCAGAAGAGATTTTTTGAGGAATATTTGAAGAATATATAAATATTATATAAAAATAATCCCACAGATTTTTCAGATGACGCAGAATGATAGAACATCATTTTGCCGGGTCTATAAAATCTGTGGGATTTTTATGCTGTTAATACAATCAATAAGACTTTGATTGCTGTATTTCTTTGAAGTACTGAACAAGCAGCGTTCTTTCTGCATCGGATAGATTAGCTTCTTTATGATAAACAATATAGCCGGGCATAGGCATCGTTTTGCTTTGAATCGTCTGGATCGCTTTATTTAACATGCTCTCTTTTAAATCCTTATTATAACTTCCCCAGACGGAAAAATTAAGATGTTCCCTGCCTTCATTAACGTGGCTTTTTACAGACCAGGAAACGGGTGCTATATTTGCATATCTGGGATAAACGGTCTCATTGGAATGACAGTCGTAGCAGGCTCCTTTTAACAATCCGCTAATTTTTTCGGGAGTCTTTTTGACATCAACGAAATTCATTGCCTTATCAACAGGTTTGTTTACTTTGTCAATAGGAATAAACTGGATCAACGCAAACGCTACCAGTGTCCAGAATAACACTTTTTTTACCGTCTTCATATTTCTATTTTACAGGTGTCAATACTGCGTTTCCGGAATCTGATTTCAATTCTTTATTCATCTCCTTCTTTACTGTTTCCGAAGGAGTTGCTTCTGCAGGAATATCTACAGGCTTAGAGACCTCTCCTTTGGGATTATCCAGCGTTCTGGTATCTTTCAGATCCCAATCTTCCTTAGTTTCCCAAAGAGGTCGCACAATGGCTTTTTTGTAAAAGACATAAGAATCTTCTGCAAAAGTTTCTGTCTCGAAATCAGCCTCATCCCAGAATTTATTTTCGTTATTATCTACCAATATCCTTACGATATATTCGTTTGGTTTAAGGATATCAAATTTCACATTGTTTCCTTTGGTGTATTTTGAATAAATGACCTTATCTGAAGCGTCCAGAAGCTGGATCCAGTAACTGGTTTCCGGGGCATTCTGAATAGCAAAAGCCAGACTTCCGAACTGATCAACTTTTTCAACTTCAAAATCAAAACGTTTGGACTGTACATTTTTAGTATAATAAGAAGATACTGTTTCTTTTGGAACGGTAAGCTGGTATTTTTTCCCGGTTACAAAATCTGAATGGATTAGAATCTGATAAGGATTGGTTTCTGAGATTTTAGCCGTGAATTCCTGAGTGGTTAAGCTGTCGCTTTTCAGGATCCATTTTTCAGGATTGATCTTATCGATAATATAAGCAGATCTAATCTTAAAATCAGAATTCGGGGCTAATTCAGGTCCCCCGTTATCGTTCTCAAGATCCATTGCGTTCTTCTTATTGTATTTATAAAATACGGAAACGGTATCCTGCTTTTTGCCGGTATCATAGCTGAACTTAAGGTTTTCTGTGGTCGTCTGCCCTATATCACTTTTCACCGGATCAAACCATATCTTTACAGAATCGGATTTCGGACGGTGAGTGACTTTAATATCCTGCAGTTTTTCGTTGACAGAAGCTACTTTCACATTCTCAGGGTTGCCTTCAAACGTCATGACAATTCCACCCGGACTTTCTTTCATTTCAACATATTTCAAAGGCTTTTTGGAAGGATAAACTTTTAAATTTAATCCTGAAACAGACTTTTCAATATCCAGCGGTTCTTTCTGAAACCCTACTTTTTCTTTTCCCGGATCATAAACAGAATTACTGTTCTCGTCCTCAAAGGCAACGATCTTATACTTGCCTGGGGTAAGGTAATTAAGCTCATAATATCCATCATCATCTACTTTTGTGATATAGTATGGTTTCTGTTTATAATTGATTGTATCTTTTACCTGATAAAGCCCTACTACCAGCTTATTTTCCCCTTCTTTCTTTTTAATGGCAACGGCATCTGTAATAACCCCGCTTACGTAAAGATCATCCAGTTTATCGCCTGTGGAAAAGGCAAAGTTGAAATAACGAAGAATATTAGTCTCATTATTATCAGCAATTGAGTTTCCAAAATTGAAATTATATGTCGTATTGGCCTGAAGCGTATCTGTCCACTGGATCATCACAAATTTATTGGCGATATTGGAAGGAAGGATTCGCTTTATATTTTTGATCGGTGGAGAAATAATCAGGTTTTTATTGATGTCCTTTAAAGTAATATATTCGTCAAAATCCAGTCTCAGCTCGTGAATATCTCTTTTTACATTGATTCTTGTAGTATCAATGTTTGAGCTCAAAAACTTTGGAGCCAGGGTATCTTTCGGACCACCTACGGGAGAACCGACTCTTGCACAGGAATGGACAAGAAAACAGATAACGAATAATAGAAGAATTCTTTTCATATATGTTTAAGCAAAATTAAACATTATTCTCCAAAAACTTCATGTCCGGCATTCAAAGTATCTTTATTATCGTTCATTACGCTATGCAGCTTATCTTTCTGAACCGGAAAATCTTCAAATAACCCTGATAATGCCAATGCTGTATAGACTTTATTTGAATATCTGTTTCCAATAGCTACAATGGTTACTTTGGATTTCAGAAGATGGGCAAAAACTGAATTGGTTCCATGCCACCATCCGTTGTGATAAGTAAGCTTCTCACCGTTATCAAAGATCTTCATTCTGAAACCGAGACCGTAATTATTCATTCCTGACTTTTCATTGCTGTACGGTGTGAAAACCATCTGCATCAGGTCCGGCTTTAAGAAATCCTTGGAAAACATTGCCTTGGAAAAGTTGTAAAGGTCTCTCGGCGTTGTATAAACGTTTTTGTCTCCATAAATAAGGTCAAGTCTATCCAAAGGATACAATCTTTTCCCGCCATAATAAAAGGACTGTGCTGCCGTGGGAATATCTTTTTCCTGGAAAATATAGGTATGTTCCATTTTCAAAGGCTGAAATATCATTTCTTTCATCGCCTGAGGAAAGGGAGTTTTGGTGATCTTTTCTATCAATAAAGCCAGCATTGCAAAATTGGTATTACAGTACATAAAGCCGGTATCTGTATCTCTTGCAAGATCAGGCTTATATTGGATAAGCATATTCAGAATATCCTGATTGGTAATGAATGACTTTGAAAGTTCAGCGGGAGCCGGTTGTATTTTAGCAATAAAATATTCGTATTTCGGAAGACCGCTTCTCTGATCGAGCAAGGTCTGTACGGTAACATTGGGATAGGGAAATCCTGGGAAAAACTGGGTAAGATGATCAGAAAGTTTAATTTTTCCGGCTTCTACCAGCTTCAACATTGCCATTGCTGTCAGGGTCTTAGAAACTGAAGCTACATGCAATGGTGTATTTTTATCAATTGGCATCTGATCACCTTCTCTTCCGAAACCTCTGTAATTTTCATACAGGATATCATTTCCTTTTGCCACAAGGATTCCGCCACTCAGGTCTCCGCCTTCCCAGATCTTTTTGTAATACTGATCAATATATCCGGTCAATATTCCTTTATCACCAAGCTGGCTTTCTGCTTTGGTAAATACATTATTCAGATCTACATTTCCATAATTGGGGAGATTGGTATTTTCGGTTACAGAACCTTTTGTATCTGATTCTTTTTTACAGGAAAAAAAAAATAAAAAAACAATTAAAATTAGGCTGAAATTTAGCTTCTTCATGGATTTCAAAAATGAGTGGCAATTTAATAAAACTCAAAATAAATTATGAAAGAACAAATATAGATTATGAATTATTTAACATTATTAAGCGCCTTTTTGAAGAATATAAAATCACATTATTCAAATCTTCTCAACGTGGAGAATTTTTTTATATAATTTAGATAAGTATTTATTTTTTTAAATTGTAAAAACTTAGATGAACAGATTTTTAGAATACATATTTTAATAAACCCACGATACACACAAAAGATAATTTGTAGGGAATTTGGGCGATTATTTACATTTTTAATTTTTATATTAATCTTATTTGTGGGAAATATGTATTTTTGCAATCAATAAAAATAAAAATATGTTGAAAAAAATTTACTTTTTCTCTTTCTTCTTTTTGGTCATTACTGCTCTAAGGGCACAGACTCCACTTATATTAAAATTTTGGGTGAGCGACGCTAACAACCTAAAAATAAAATTAAATACTGAAGGGGCCTACAACTATTCATATGTAAAGACCAACAATTCTACTATTACAGGTAATGGAATAGGAAACACGGGTTTAACAGAAATCAGCGTTCCCTCAATAGGAACATATAATATTTCAATTACGCCTACAGGCACTTTTAGATTTAGTTCTGGAACTGACATAGATAAAGTTGTCGAACTAACACAATGGGGGCAAATTACCTGGAATACTAATTTATCAGGCATGTTTTCTGGATATGCGAATCTTCAAATTACAGCAACCGATATTCCCGATTTTTCACAGGTTACTAACCTCAGCTCGTTTTTTTCAGGTTGCACAAACTTATCAATTGTAAACAATATTAACAATTGGAATGTTGGCAACGTGACCAATATGAGTAGCTTATTCTTTAATGCCAAGGCTTTTAATAAGCCAATCGGTAATTGGAATACATCAAATGTTACAGATATGAGCCAGATGTTTTTTTATGCTGACGCATTCAATCAGGATATTGGCAATTGGAATGTTTCAAATGTGACCAACATGAGTTCAATGTTTAATCGTGCGAAGGCATTCAACCAAAATATTAATAATTGGAATGTTTCAAATGTTCAGAATATGTCAATGATGTTCGAAGCATCTCAGTCGTTTAACCAACCATTAAACAACTGGAATACTTCAAATGTCACAAACATGTCTCAGATGTTTTCTTATCCAAGTTTTAACCAAGACATATCCTCCTGGGATGTTTCTAATGTTATCAATATGTCTCACATGTTTTGGTCTAACAATAATTTTAATAAGAATTTAGGCAATTGGACACTTTCTCCAATAGTCAATTTGACAGAAATTTTTGGCTATAGTGGTTTAGATTGTGGAAATTATGGTGCAACATTAAAAGGCTGGGCTGAAAATCCTAATTCTCCACTTGGACGACTTGTCGGAGTAGTGGGAAGAACTTATGGAAACGGTGGCCAAATATTTCGTAATCAATTAATTAATAACAAGGGCTGGACATTTGCTGGAGACAGTTTTTCTCCAAACTGCTCGGAACCTTTGTTACTTGTTGAAGAAATAAAATCAGGCAAAACAAAATTACTACTGTACCCAAATCCTGCCTCAGAAATGATCTTTATAAAATCAGAATCCATCACTAAATCGGTACAAGTTTTAGATGCTTCAGGAAAAGCATTATTGACCAAAGGTGGTGAAACAAATCAATTAAACCTGCAACAAATTCCTACCGGAACTTATTTTATTAAGATTGCAACAGCTGACGGATCTGAGAGTATACACAAACTCATAAAAAAATAAAAATTGCCTTTTGCTATCTATATCAGCTTCCGGCAATAAATGGAAAAGCACAGATCTTACGATCTGTGCTTTTTATAATTTGAAAATAAGACATCATTTACTGAAACTCATTTGGAAAGGTTACGTAAAAAATAGATTTGCAGCTATATTCTAACACAGATCAGTAACTTCAGCAAGGATTATCAGCTACCTTGCAAATCCCTCCACAATTTTATCTACAATCACCTGAGCAAGTTTTTCTTTACTCTGATGAGTCCAGCCTGCAATATGAGGTGTAACAATAGCTTTTTCTGATTCTAAAAGATATTTTAAATCATCATTTTCAGTTTCCAGATGTTCAAAAGATGACTTTTCATATTCTAAAACATCTAAACATGCCCCTTTTATTTTTCCTGATTTCAGATTATCAACTAGATATTTAGTTTCTACATTTTTTCCCCTTGCTGTATTCACAAAGTAGAAGTCTTTTTTCATCTCTGAAATAAAGTTTTTATCAACAAGATAATGCGTTTCAGTAGTTAGCGGAATATGCAGGCTTAAAATATCTGCAGACTGTTTCAATTCTTCCAGACTTACCTGTGTGGCATATTCATCAGAAAGTCCGGGAAGGATGTCGTGAAATATGACTTTACAGCCGAATCCTGAAAATCTTTTAGCTGTAGCTTTCCCCATATTTCCATATCCGATTAAACCAACTGTTTTTCCCAGCAGTTCGTCACCCCTGTTCTCTTCACGCTTCCAGATGCCATTTTTCACTTCCTGGGAAGCAATAAAAAGCCGGTTCATTAGAATCAGCAGTATTCCTATAACATGTTCGGCTACAGAGTCTCTGTTGCCTTCCGGAGAATTGATGAGCTGTATCCCCATCTGTTGTGCGACAGGAATATCTATATTTTCCATTCCTGCTCCTACCC
The Chryseobacterium sp. W4I1 DNA segment above includes these coding regions:
- a CDS encoding BspA family leucine-rich repeat surface protein, whose amino-acid sequence is MLKKIYFFSFFFLVITALRAQTPLILKFWVSDANNLKIKLNTEGAYNYSYVKTNNSTITGNGIGNTGLTEISVPSIGTYNISITPTGTFRFSSGTDIDKVVELTQWGQITWNTNLSGMFSGYANLQITATDIPDFSQVTNLSSFFSGCTNLSIVNNINNWNVGNVTNMSSLFFNAKAFNKPIGNWNTSNVTDMSQMFFYADAFNQDIGNWNVSNVTNMSSMFNRAKAFNQNINNWNVSNVQNMSMMFEASQSFNQPLNNWNTSNVTNMSQMFSYPSFNQDISSWDVSNVINMSHMFWSNNNFNKNLGNWTLSPIVNLTEIFGYSGLDCGNYGATLKGWAENPNSPLGRLVGVVGRTYGNGGQIFRNQLINNKGWTFAGDSFSPNCSEPLLLVEEIKSGKTKLLLYPNPASEMIFIKSESITKSVQVLDASGKALLTKGGETNQLNLQQIPTGTYFIKIATADGSESIHKLIKK
- a CDS encoding 2-hydroxyacid dehydrogenase, producing MKILVLDKNHPLITEQLLAKNFILEEDFTSSYDEVCHKVENYDGIIIRSRIPLDKNFLEKGKNLKFIARVGAGMENIDIPVAQQMGIQLINSPEGNRDSVAEHVIGILLILMNRLFIASQEVKNGIWKREENRGDELLGKTVGLIGYGNMGKATAKRFSGFGCKVIFHDILPGLSDEYATQVSLEELKQSADILSLHIPLTTETHYLVDKNFISEMKKDFYFVNTARGKNVETKYLVDNLKSGKIKGACLDVLEYEKSSFEHLETENDDLKYLLESEKAIVTPHIAGWTHQSKEKLAQVIVDKIVEGFAR